A stretch of the Massilia varians genome encodes the following:
- a CDS encoding RnfH family protein translates to MGEGVQVSVCYASAHGEFLRPMTVAPGTTIGQAIEMSGVLEAYPDINLATQPVGIYAKKKTLDTVLRERDRIEIYRPLVADPKDSRRKRAAKKTGTAAPPAA, encoded by the coding sequence ATGGGTGAGGGCGTGCAGGTCAGCGTCTGCTACGCGAGCGCGCACGGGGAATTCCTGCGCCCCATGACGGTCGCCCCCGGCACCACGATCGGCCAGGCCATCGAGATGAGCGGTGTGCTCGAAGCGTATCCGGACATCAACCTGGCCACCCAGCCGGTGGGCATCTACGCGAAGAAGAAGACGCTCGACACCGTGCTGCGTGAGCGCGACCGCATCGAGATCTACCGGCCGCTGGTGGCCGACCCCAAGGATTCGCGGCGCAAGCGCGCGGCCAAGAAGACGGGCACTGCCGCGCCGCCGGCCGCCTGA
- the lepB gene encoding signal peptidase I, protein MKAFVRANKGFLMFMLLFGVFRTAVADWNPIPSGSMRPNLLEGDVVLVNRLAYNVKLPLTDLVLARTGEPRRGDVVTFSSPTDGTRLIKRILALPGDRVEMRDERLTINGVESQYSLEEVVQEATEEGRLMEALRMNEMVDGRRHRIQVLPQREVLRDFGPATVPPDAYLVLGDNRDNSADSRYIGFVPRHLLIGRAERILVSADYQGNWMPRTERFGQSLR, encoded by the coding sequence ATGAAAGCCTTCGTGCGCGCCAACAAGGGTTTCCTGATGTTCATGCTGTTGTTCGGCGTCTTCCGCACCGCGGTGGCCGACTGGAACCCGATTCCCTCCGGTTCCATGCGGCCCAACCTGCTGGAAGGAGACGTGGTGCTGGTCAACCGCCTGGCGTACAACGTCAAGCTCCCGCTCACCGACCTGGTGCTTGCGCGCACCGGCGAGCCGCGCCGCGGCGACGTCGTCACCTTCTCCTCGCCGACCGACGGCACCCGCCTGATCAAGCGCATCCTGGCCCTGCCGGGCGACCGCGTCGAGATGCGCGACGAGCGCCTGACCATCAACGGCGTCGAATCGCAGTACTCGCTCGAGGAAGTGGTGCAGGAAGCGACCGAGGAGGGCCGCCTCATGGAGGCGCTGCGCATGAACGAAATGGTCGACGGCCGCCGCCACCGCATCCAGGTGCTGCCGCAGCGCGAGGTGCTGCGCGATTTCGGCCCGGCGACGGTGCCGCCGGACGCCTACCTGGTGCTGGGAGACAACCGCGACAACAGCGCCGACTCGCGCTACATCGGCTTCGTGCCGCGCCACCTCCTGATCGGACGCGCCGAGCGCATCCTGGTCTCGGCCGACTACCAGGGCAACTGGATGCCGCGCACCGAACGCTTCGGCCAGTCGCTGCGCTGA
- a CDS encoding type II toxin-antitoxin system RatA family toxin, with product MAVVHKSVFLGYSTEQMFDLVAKVEDYPKFLPWCGGVKVLERSDDKLVASLQINFHGVKQSFTTSNHNNRPTQMKMHLVDGPFKMLEGTWTFKPLREDACKVELDMHYEFSSIILEQIIGPVFGMIANTMVDSFSKRAEAVYG from the coding sequence ATGGCAGTAGTACACAAATCAGTTTTTCTCGGCTATAGCACAGAGCAAATGTTCGACCTGGTCGCCAAGGTCGAAGATTATCCGAAATTCCTTCCCTGGTGCGGCGGCGTGAAAGTGCTCGAACGAAGCGACGACAAGCTGGTGGCCAGCCTGCAAATTAATTTTCACGGCGTAAAGCAAAGCTTCACCACCTCGAACCATAACAACCGCCCGACCCAGATGAAGATGCACCTGGTCGACGGTCCTTTCAAGATGCTGGAAGGCACCTGGACCTTCAAGCCGCTGCGCGAAGACGCCTGCAAGGTCGAACTCGACATGCATTACGAGTTCTCGAGCATCATCCTGGAACAGATCATCGGCCCGGTGTTCGGCATGATCGCCAACACCATGGTCGATTCCTTCAGCAAGCGCGCCGAGGCCGTCTATGGGTGA
- a CDS encoding GGDEF domain-containing protein, producing the protein MLVTTAMSAVMLLVLTSLADSRVAGIREWAQANGVAVIALLLFAARDVLPDLFTIELANALLLLTASLMLAGYRRYLGLPVPWRLLLGGGSAAFAAVVVFHYFHPSLPLRVVAMSAFHVAVCFGIYASLPRVAEGRLRYPNAFSRTAAWLLGVGHLCRGGFYAFVAYQPASLLQPDLANLTFFAIGTLAMPALSLGAVMLANARVLTETAYAAEHDHLTGAPSRRAFFDMAERELARARRHGSGLGLLLMDADHFKRINDTYGHGVGDEVLRDLVARTREEIRKVDYFARLGGEEFGVLLPDASFDTTRAVAERLRAALDRPATGLPSAPGAAYTVSIGLAMLEKGEDFAALMRRADTALYAAKAGGRNRVEVAPRLHPEPVRPSGGAQVIRLRR; encoded by the coding sequence TTGTTGGTCACTACCGCGATGTCCGCGGTGATGCTGCTCGTCCTGACCTCGCTTGCCGACAGCAGGGTGGCCGGTATTCGCGAATGGGCGCAGGCCAATGGCGTGGCGGTGATCGCGCTGCTGCTGTTCGCGGCGCGCGACGTGCTGCCCGATCTCTTCACCATCGAGCTTGCCAACGCGCTGCTGCTCCTGACCGCCAGCCTGATGCTGGCCGGCTACCGGCGCTACCTCGGCCTGCCGGTTCCCTGGCGCCTGCTTCTAGGTGGCGGCAGCGCCGCCTTCGCCGCCGTGGTGGTCTTTCATTACTTCCATCCTTCGCTGCCGCTGCGGGTGGTGGCGATGTCGGCCTTTCACGTGGCTGTCTGCTTCGGCATTTATGCCAGCCTGCCGCGGGTCGCCGAGGGCCGCCTGCGCTACCCGAATGCCTTCAGCCGGACCGCCGCCTGGCTGCTGGGCGTGGGACATTTGTGCCGCGGCGGCTTCTACGCCTTCGTTGCCTACCAGCCGGCCTCGCTTCTGCAACCCGACCTCGCCAACCTCACCTTCTTTGCGATCGGCACCCTGGCCATGCCGGCCTTGAGCCTGGGCGCGGTGATGCTGGCCAATGCGCGCGTGCTGACCGAGACCGCCTACGCGGCCGAGCATGACCACCTGACCGGCGCACCCTCGCGCCGCGCCTTCTTCGACATGGCCGAGCGCGAGCTGGCGCGGGCGCGCCGCCACGGCAGCGGGCTGGGCCTGCTGCTGATGGATGCCGACCATTTCAAGCGCATCAACGATACCTATGGCCATGGCGTCGGCGACGAGGTCCTGCGCGACCTGGTGGCGCGCACCCGCGAGGAAATCCGCAAGGTCGACTACTTCGCCCGGCTCGGCGGCGAGGAGTTCGGGGTGCTGCTGCCGGACGCCTCGTTCGACACTACCCGCGCGGTCGCCGAGCGCCTGCGCGCCGCCCTCGACCGGCCCGCAACAGGCCTGCCGTCGGCGCCGGGGGCGGCCTATACGGTCAGCATCGGCCTGGCGATGCTGGAAAAGGGAGAGGACTTCGCCGCGCTGATGCGCCGTGCGGATACGGCCCTGTATGCGGCCAAGGCCGGTGGGCGCAACCGGGTGGAGGTGGCGCCCAGGCTTCATCCCGAACCCGTGCGCCCGTCCGGCGGCGCCCAGGTGATCCGGCTGCGCCGCTAG
- the guaB gene encoding IMP dehydrogenase, with translation MRLLQKALTFDDVLLVPAYSNVLPANTSLRTKLTRNITLNIPLLSAAMDTVTEARLAIAMAQEGGIGIIHKNLRPADQAREVTRVKRYESGVLRDPITIPPTMKIREVLALSQQHGISGFPVVEGKQVVGIITNRDLRFEEDLDAEARAKMTPREKLVYVNEDADTEEAKRLMNKHRLERVLVVNEAFELRGLITVKDIQKSHEHPLASKDSQGKLLVGAAVGVGARDEERIELLVAAGVDVLVVDTAHGHSQGILDRVKWIKDRFPHVDVIGGNIATAAAAKALVEYGADAVKVGIGPGSICTTRIVAGVGVPQITAISNVAKALEGTGVPCIADGGIRFSGDISKALAAGAHTVMMGSMFAGTDEAPGETILYQGRTYKSYRGMGSLGAMAEGSADRYFQEASSKADKFVPEGIEGRVAYKGSVLAIIFQLVGGVRQSMGYCGCTTIEELREKAEFVEITSAGMRESHVHDVQITKEAPNYRSE, from the coding sequence ATGCGTCTCCTCCAAAAAGCACTCACCTTCGATGACGTGCTGCTCGTCCCGGCCTATTCCAACGTTCTTCCGGCCAACACTTCCCTTCGCACCAAACTGACCAGGAACATCACGCTGAACATCCCGCTGCTGTCGGCTGCGATGGACACCGTGACCGAAGCGCGCCTGGCGATTGCGATGGCACAGGAGGGGGGCATCGGTATCATTCACAAGAACCTGCGCCCGGCCGACCAGGCCCGCGAGGTGACGCGCGTCAAGCGCTACGAATCCGGCGTGCTGCGCGACCCGATCACCATTCCTCCCACCATGAAGATCCGCGAAGTGCTGGCGCTGTCGCAACAGCACGGCATCAGCGGCTTCCCGGTGGTTGAGGGCAAGCAGGTGGTCGGCATCATCACCAACCGCGACCTGCGTTTCGAGGAAGACCTGGACGCCGAGGCGCGCGCCAAGATGACCCCGCGCGAAAAGCTCGTCTACGTCAACGAAGACGCCGACACCGAGGAAGCCAAGCGCCTGATGAACAAGCACCGCCTCGAGCGCGTGTTGGTTGTCAACGAAGCCTTCGAGCTGCGCGGCCTCATCACCGTCAAGGACATCCAGAAATCGCACGAGCACCCGCTGGCGTCGAAAGACTCGCAGGGCAAACTGCTGGTCGGCGCGGCCGTGGGCGTGGGCGCACGCGACGAGGAGCGCATCGAACTGCTGGTGGCCGCCGGCGTGGACGTGCTGGTGGTCGACACCGCGCACGGCCACTCGCAGGGCATCCTGGACCGCGTCAAGTGGATCAAGGACCGCTTCCCGCACGTGGACGTCATCGGCGGCAACATCGCCACCGCTGCCGCCGCCAAGGCGCTGGTGGAATACGGCGCCGACGCGGTCAAGGTCGGCATCGGCCCGGGCTCGATCTGCACCACCCGCATCGTGGCCGGCGTCGGCGTGCCGCAGATCACCGCGATCTCGAACGTGGCCAAGGCGCTGGAAGGCACCGGCGTGCCCTGCATCGCCGACGGCGGCATCCGCTTCTCGGGCGACATCTCCAAGGCACTGGCTGCGGGCGCGCATACCGTCATGATGGGCAGCATGTTCGCCGGCACCGACGAAGCACCGGGCGAGACCATCCTGTACCAGGGCCGCACCTATAAATCCTACCGCGGCATGGGCAGCCTGGGCGCGATGGCCGAAGGCTCGGCCGACCGCTACTTCCAGGAAGCCTCGAGCAAGGCCGATAAGTTCGTCCCGGAAGGCATCGAAGGCCGGGTCGCCTACAAGGGCAGCGTGCTCGCCATCATCTTCCAGCTGGTCGGCGGCGTGCGCCAGTCGATGGGCTACTGCGGCTGCACCACGATCGAAGAACTGCGCGAGAAGGCCGAATTCGTCGAGATCACCTCGGCCGGCATGCGCGAATCGCACGTGCACGACGTGCAGATCACCAAGGAAGCGCCGAACTACCGTTCGGAGTAA
- a CDS encoding multidrug effflux MFS transporter — protein MQRLLTTILACLGMTGALAIDTYLPSMPAIGVDFGVGPVAVQQTLSVFLFTFALMMLFYGTLSDSFGRRPVILGALAVYTLASVGAAFAPTFGWLLAFRALQGLSAGAGSVIGQAIVQDRFEGAQAQKMMSHIMMVFGLAPAIAPVLGGWLHVSFGWRSSFIFLALFGAAMIVLVLRMLPESLPAGKRQAFHPATIAGNYLMVLRNPQFVMLSLALGLVFGGLSLYIGSAANFVMEILGLPETAFGWMFIPLIGGMVAGSAWGGRRAHKAPTGRLLWIGYAVMALASVLNVGYNALFPASVPWAVLPLAVFTFGLAVAMPGIQLTAMSLFPRNRGLAASMVGFIQMMSFALVSGLVAPLLFGSALKLASGAAVGVVLSFLMWRLSRRFVAPAA, from the coding sequence ATGCAACGACTCCTCACCACCATCCTCGCCTGCCTCGGCATGACCGGGGCCCTCGCGATCGATACCTACCTGCCTTCGATGCCGGCGATCGGCGTCGACTTCGGCGTCGGGCCGGTGGCGGTGCAGCAGACCCTGAGCGTGTTCCTGTTCACCTTCGCGCTGATGATGCTGTTCTACGGTACGCTGTCGGATTCCTTCGGGCGCCGCCCGGTGATCCTGGGCGCGCTGGCGGTGTACACGCTGGCCTCGGTCGGCGCGGCTTTTGCCCCGACCTTCGGCTGGCTGCTGGCCTTCCGCGCGCTGCAGGGCCTGTCGGCCGGCGCCGGTTCGGTGATCGGCCAGGCCATCGTGCAGGACCGCTTCGAAGGCGCGCAGGCGCAGAAGATGATGTCGCACATCATGATGGTATTCGGCCTGGCGCCGGCCATCGCGCCGGTGCTGGGCGGCTGGCTGCACGTGAGCTTCGGCTGGCGCTCGAGCTTCATCTTCCTGGCCCTGTTCGGCGCCGCGATGATCGTGCTGGTGCTGCGCATGCTGCCGGAGAGCCTGCCGGCCGGGAAACGCCAGGCCTTCCATCCGGCGACGATCGCCGGCAACTACCTGATGGTGCTGCGCAACCCGCAGTTCGTCATGCTGTCGCTGGCGCTCGGCCTGGTGTTCGGCGGCCTGTCGCTGTACATCGGTTCGGCGGCCAACTTCGTGATGGAGATCCTGGGTCTGCCGGAGACCGCCTTCGGCTGGATGTTCATCCCCCTGATCGGCGGCATGGTGGCGGGGTCGGCCTGGGGCGGCAGGCGCGCCCACAAGGCGCCCACGGGGCGCCTGCTGTGGATCGGCTACGCCGTGATGGCGCTGGCCTCGGTGCTGAACGTCGGCTACAACGCGCTGTTCCCGGCCAGCGTGCCCTGGGCGGTGCTGCCGCTTGCCGTGTTCACTTTCGGCCTGGCCGTGGCCATGCCGGGCATCCAGTTGACCGCGATGAGTCTGTTCCCACGCAACCGCGGCCTGGCGGCCTCGATGGTCGGCTTCATCCAGATGATGTCGTTCGCGCTGGTGTCCGGCCTGGTGGCGCCGCTGCTGTTCGGCAGCGCCCTGAAGCTGGCCAGCGGCGCGGCCGTCGGTGTCGTGCTGAGCTTCCTGATGTGGCGCCTCAGCCGGCGCTTCGTGGCGCCGGCCGCCTGA
- a CDS encoding DUF4124 domain-containing protein — protein MPSPSSFFRLLAATALLLGGSVAHAQYSWIDANGVRHFSDRPPPPSTPPHKILKAPGRAAPPVPPAALDAAPAADAPAPAKGPKTLAQREEDYLARARLREEQEKKEAAESQRRRDLAEHCRDARQMRAQVESGVRIAKFDAKGERSFLTDEERSAQLARVNKALAQCR, from the coding sequence ATGCCGTCTCCGTCCTCTTTTTTCCGCCTGCTTGCCGCCACTGCCCTGCTGCTCGGCGGCAGCGTCGCGCACGCCCAGTATTCCTGGATCGACGCGAACGGCGTGCGTCACTTTTCCGACCGCCCGCCCCCGCCGTCGACGCCCCCGCACAAGATCCTCAAGGCGCCGGGCCGGGCCGCGCCGCCCGTGCCGCCCGCCGCGCTCGATGCCGCACCTGCCGCGGATGCACCCGCCCCTGCCAAGGGTCCCAAGACCCTGGCGCAGCGCGAGGAGGACTATCTTGCGCGCGCCAGGCTGCGCGAGGAACAGGAAAAGAAGGAAGCCGCCGAGTCCCAACGGCGCCGTGACCTGGCCGAGCATTGCCGGGATGCGCGCCAGATGCGCGCGCAGGTGGAATCGGGTGTGCGCATCGCGAAGTTCGATGCGAAAGGCGAACGCAGCTTTCTGACGGACGAAGAGCGCAGCGCCCAGCTGGCCCGCGTCAACAAGGCACTGGCGCAGTGCCGATGA
- the smpB gene encoding SsrA-binding protein SmpB, protein MSIVDNKKAFFDYFIEDRYEAGIVLEGWEVKAIRAGKVQIKEAYVVVRNGELFLFGAHISALTTASAFSHPEALRTRKLLLHRAELDKLVGKVERAGYTLVPLNLHFKGGRVKCEIGLAKGKKQHDKRATEKDRDAKREVAAAMKTHRR, encoded by the coding sequence ATGAGTATTGTTGACAATAAAAAAGCTTTTTTCGACTACTTCATCGAGGACCGGTATGAAGCCGGCATCGTACTGGAGGGGTGGGAGGTCAAGGCCATCCGCGCAGGCAAGGTACAGATCAAGGAAGCCTATGTCGTCGTGCGTAACGGCGAGCTGTTCCTGTTCGGCGCCCACATCAGCGCGCTGACCACGGCCTCCGCCTTCAGCCACCCCGAGGCCTTGCGCACCCGCAAGCTGCTGCTGCACCGCGCCGAGCTGGACAAGCTGGTCGGCAAGGTCGAGCGTGCCGGCTATACGCTGGTGCCGCTCAACCTGCACTTCAAGGGCGGCCGCGTGAAGTGCGAGATCGGCCTGGCCAAGGGCAAGAAACAGCACGACAAGCGCGCCACCGAGAAAGACCGCGACGCCAAGCGCGAGGTTGCCGCGGCGATGAAAACACACCGCCGCTGA
- the guaA gene encoding glutamine-hydrolyzing GMP synthase, translating into MHSKILILDFGSQVTQLIARRVRDAGVFSEVFPYDVSDEFVRNYGASGIILSGSHNSTLEGDSPRAPQAVFEAGVPVLGICYGMQTMAAQLGGKVENGKLREFGYAEVRARGHTALLNGINDFVTDEGHGMLRVWMSHGDKVLDMPPGFKLMGSTDSCPIAAMADEDRRFYALQFHPEVTHTTQGEAIIGRFVHEICGCKSDWNMPDYIGEAVQKIREQVGTDEVILGLSGGVDSSVAAALIHRAIGDQLTCVFVDHGLLRKDEGKMVMDMFSKNLGVKVLRIDAEDQFMGHLAGVTDPEQKRKIIGREFVEVFQQEAGKLTNAKWLAQGTIYPDVIESAGKGKKGQTIKSHHNVGGLPETLNLKLLEPLRELFKDEVRKLGVALGLPHDMVYRHPFPGPGLGVRILGEVKKEYADLLREADAIFIEELRNTPFELPTVSGIDPGKAPTNWYEATSQAFAVFLPVKSVGVMGDGRTYEYVVALRAVQTLDFMTAQWAHLPHALLGKVSNRIINEVRGLNRVVYDISGKPPATIEWE; encoded by the coding sequence ATGCATTCGAAAATCCTCATCCTCGATTTCGGTTCCCAGGTTACCCAGCTGATCGCGCGCCGCGTGCGCGATGCCGGCGTGTTTTCCGAAGTCTTCCCGTATGACGTCAGCGACGAATTCGTGCGCAACTACGGCGCCTCCGGCATCATCCTGTCGGGCAGCCACAACTCCACCCTGGAAGGCGATTCGCCGCGCGCGCCGCAGGCCGTATTCGAGGCTGGGGTGCCGGTGCTGGGCATCTGCTACGGCATGCAGACCATGGCCGCCCAGCTCGGCGGCAAGGTCGAGAACGGCAAGCTGCGCGAGTTCGGCTACGCCGAGGTGCGCGCCCGCGGCCATACGGCCCTCCTGAACGGCATCAACGACTTCGTCACCGATGAAGGTCACGGCATGCTGCGCGTCTGGATGAGCCACGGCGACAAGGTGCTCGACATGCCGCCGGGCTTCAAGCTGATGGGTTCCACCGACAGCTGCCCGATCGCCGCGATGGCCGACGAGGACCGCCGCTTCTATGCGCTGCAGTTCCACCCGGAAGTCACCCACACCACGCAGGGCGAAGCCATCATCGGCCGCTTCGTGCACGAGATCTGCGGCTGCAAGTCGGACTGGAACATGCCCGACTACATCGGCGAAGCCGTGCAGAAGATCCGCGAGCAGGTCGGCACCGATGAAGTCATCCTGGGCCTGTCGGGCGGCGTCGACTCGAGCGTGGCCGCAGCCCTGATCCACCGCGCCATCGGCGACCAGCTGACCTGCGTGTTCGTCGACCACGGCCTGCTGCGCAAGGACGAGGGCAAGATGGTCATGGACATGTTCTCGAAAAACCTCGGCGTGAAGGTGCTGCGCATCGATGCCGAAGACCAGTTCATGGGCCACCTGGCCGGCGTCACCGACCCGGAGCAGAAGCGCAAGATCATCGGCCGCGAGTTCGTCGAGGTGTTCCAGCAGGAAGCAGGCAAGCTGACCAACGCCAAGTGGCTGGCGCAAGGCACCATCTATCCGGACGTGATCGAATCGGCCGGCAAAGGCAAAAAAGGCCAGACCATCAAGAGCCACCACAACGTGGGCGGCCTGCCGGAGACCTTGAACCTGAAACTGCTCGAGCCGCTGCGCGAGCTGTTCAAGGACGAAGTGCGTAAACTCGGCGTGGCGCTCGGCCTGCCGCACGACATGGTCTACCGTCACCCGTTCCCGGGTCCGGGCCTGGGCGTGCGCATCCTGGGCGAAGTCAAGAAGGAATACGCCGACCTGCTGCGCGAAGCGGATGCGATCTTCATCGAAGAGCTGCGCAACACGCCGTTCGAGCTGCCGACGGTCAGCGGCATCGATCCGGGCAAGGCGCCGACCAACTGGTACGAGGCAACTAGCCAGGCCTTTGCCGTGTTCCTGCCCGTGAAATCGGTGGGGGTGATGGGCGACGGGCGCACCTACGAGTACGTGGTGGCGCTGCGCGCGGTGCAGACGCTGGACTTCATGACGGCGCAATGGGCGCATCTGCCGCATGCGCTGCTGGGGAAGGTGTCGAATCGCATCATCAACGAGGTGCGTGGATTGAATCGCGTCGTGTATGACATTTCGGGGAAGCCGCCGGCGACCATCGAGTGGGAATGA